The genomic stretch CGCGCCCGCCTCATTGAGCGTCCAAAGCGATTTGGGCTTTCTTTGCGCGTTGTTTTTGATCACCGCGTTGGCGGCATCCAATATATTGCGGGTAGAACGGTAATTGCACTCTAATTTAATCGTCTGCGCTTCCGGGTAGTCCGTCTCAAAGTCGAGAATGTTTCTTATGTCCGCGCCCCGCCAGGCGTAAATGCTCTGGTCGATGTCCCCGACGACGAAAAGGTTGCGCGTTTTGTCGCAAAGCATGCGCGTTATCAGATATTGCGGCCTGTTGGTGTCCTGATACTCATCGACAAGCACATAGAGAAACTTGTCCTGCCAGCGCTCCCGGACTTCGGCATCCTTGCTCAAAAGGCGCACGGTCAAAAGCTGCAGGTCGTCAAAGTCCAGCGCGTTGCTCTCTTTTAACTTGCGCTCGTACATTTCGTAAAGGCCGGCGATTTTGCCTTCATAAAAACCGCCGGCGTTTTGGCTGAATTCCGCCGCGCCGCGCAGCGCGGCTTTAGCGGTGGATATTGCCTCCAGCACGCTGCCGGGCTTGAAACGCTTATCGTCCAGATTCAGCTCCTTGAGGCAGCTTTTCAGTACGTTCAGCGAGTCCGCCGTGTCATATATGACAAAATTGCGGTTGTATCCCGCGAGCGCGGATATTTCCGTGCGCAAAAAGCGCGCGCAGAAAGAATGGAAAGTATAAAGCCAGATGTCTTTGGCGGCGGCGCCGACCAGCCTCTCTACCCGCTCTTTCATCTCCCGCGCCGCTTTGTTGGTGAAAGTAATCGCCAGCACCCGCCAAGGGCGCACCCCGCCCGCCAAAAGGCAGGCTATGCGCGACGTAAGGACGCGCGTCTTGCCCGAGCCGGCGCCGGCCAGCACAAGAAGCGGCCCGTTAGTGTGCCTGGCGGCCCTTTCCTGTTCGGCGTTAAGGCCCTTTAATATTTCTTCCAATGACAAAAACGCCCCCCTTGGCAAAACAAGCCGCCATCGGCGGCGGCCGCTTGTCGGCGCTTTTTTGCGCGCCTTCGGCTAAAAATCTTGCCGGCATGCCCTGCATGAAAATATTCGGCGCAGCGGCGCCAGCCGCTTGCCGGAAGCGCCCTTGGGCCGAGGCGGGGCGCCACGCGGCTTGGCCGGTCGCGGCAAGGACGCTATCTTGCCCTCCGGCGCCGCTTCACAGCGAAACCATTTTGTTTTTCAAAGCATATAGCACGGCCTGCGTACGGTCATGAACTTTGAGTTTTTTGAATATGTTGGTCAAGTGGTTCTTGACGGTTTTTTCGCTTAAATAAAGTTTTCCGGCAATGTCCCGGTTGTTCATGCCGCAGCCGATCAATTGCAATATTTCCATCTCCCGCGCGGTCAGCCGGATCTCTTTTGCCCCGCCTGCGCCGGGCGGCGAAGGTTTGGCGCCCTTTGCCCAATCCGCGCCGTCGCCTTTTATTTCGCGGAGGGCGCCGGCCAACGAAGCGGCCGGAATATTCCCGCGCAGGCAGCCGGCAGCTTCTATGCGGGAAAGATCCGCTTCGGGGGCGTTTTTTTCGCCTGCGATAAAAATTACTTTGCAATGGCCGCGCAAACGGCGATTCAGCTCAAATCCGCCCATTTTCGGCAGCCCGCTGTCAAGCAGCACGATGTCGGGCTTCAGTTCTTTGGCCAATTTTGCCGCAATTTCCCCGTCTTCCGCTTCCCCGGCCACATGCATGTCCTTTTCCGCCCGCAAAATGCTTTTGATTCCTTCGCGGACAAACGTACAACCGTCAGCTATGAGGATTTTCATGTTGCATTTGTCTCCAAAAGCTATTTTTGCAAAGCGGCCATTTTTACCTTCAGTATTTTTTTGTATGCCTCCACGCCCGGCTGGTCGAAAGCGTCCACATTGGCCAATTCTCCCTCGTAGGCGATCGAGAGCGCCAAGAGGTACATGAGGGCACCCAGATAGTAAAGATTCAGCCGGGGCAGGACAAACACGGCGCAGAAACGCCCGTTGCCGGCCAAAGCCTCCGCGTTCGCCTCCAGCGCGGCATTCATCGCCTTGCTGAAAGTAACGCCGGAAATTTTGCCAAGCGCGCTTTCCTGCGGAAAATAGTTGGGGATTGCGGGATCGTTGTCCCAGGCGGCAACTTTGACGAACTGCACGACTTTGTTAAGTTTCCCTTCCTGATGTTGCTGGGTCTGGGCGTGCATGTCGGTCGTGCCGACCGCGGCGATGGGGGTGCGCCCGTAATGCGCCGGCAGTCCGTCCCGGGTACGCCCTTTGCCAAGCGACTCGGCCAAAAGCTGGATGTACCATTCCGCCAGCGATTTCAGGCTGTCGGCGTAGGGCATGAATACTTCCATGTCGCGGCCGAATTTTTCCGCCGCCAGAAACTTCAGCGCGGCGTTTAAAAGCGCCATGTTTTCATAAGGGTCGTCAGACTGGCAAGCTTTGTCCATGTCCCTGGCCCCGGCGAGGAAGTTTTTGAAATCAAGCCCAACCGCCGCAGCGGTAACCAAGCCGACGTCGCTGAATACGCTGAAGCGCCCGCCCACGCCGTCCGGCACGCAAAACAGCCGCCAGCCGTTCTCGCGCGCCAGTTTGTGCAGCAAAGTTTCCCCCGCGCCTTCCGCCGGGTCGGTAACCGCCGTTACTTCAACCTCCAAAACATCTTTTTGTTTGTCAAGTTCCGCCAGCGCGTACATGAAACAAGCCATGGTCTCCAAGGTCGCGCCGGACTTTGAAATGACGATAAGCGAAATTTTGTAAAGCCGGCGGGCGCCGTTTTCTTTCAGCGCCCGCGCTTGCGCCGCGATCTCCCGCAAAAGCGCGTCCGTGCGCGCCCCGTCGACATTGTTGCCGCTGAAATAAAACTGCGGCCAGCCGCTGCGGCTATCCCGCCCTTTTTGATTCCAAAATTCGCCGCAACCTACGTCGAAAAGCACTTTGTTGCCTAAAAAAGAACCGCCTATCCCGAAAGATATTACGGCGTCCACGCGGTTTCTTAAACCGGCGCCGAAAGCCGCCAGAGCGTCCATGGATTCCGGCGTGTTTATATGGCCTCTTTCCACATAAGGCAGTTGGCTGAACAAAACCTTTTCCGGCTGCCCGTCTTTGGACAGATGGCCCTTTACCTCGCCGCTTTTGCGCATGTGGGCAACGGCGGACGCAGCGGCTTTGATCTTGTCCGATATTTCTGCCAACATGGCGCCGCTTACCATGTTGTCGCCATATAAGTTGTTATAAACAAAGGAGATCCCGGCGGCATTGGCCAACGTGTCGTCTCGCATAGTCTACGCGCCTTTCTATGTATGATTGCCCTTTACGGCCTTGCTCAAGTATCGCTGGAAATCATCGCGCAGCTGCGGGTCTTTGAGCGCGAAATCCACCGTGGCTTCCAAAAAGCCCTTCTTGCTGCCAATATCATAACGGCGCCCGGAAAAATTGAAGGCGAAAACTTTTTCTTTGCGCGCCAGGGCGGAAAGCGAATCGGTCAACTGTATCTCGCCGCCCGCGCCGGGCTTGGCTTTGGCCAGCAGGGGAAATATCCCCGGCCGGATAATATAGCGTCCCAATATAGCCAGATTGGAGGGGGCTTCTTCCGCCGGCGGTTTTTCCACAAGGCTGGCAACCCGCCAGACAGCGTCTTTGATCCGTTCGGCCGGGTTTACTATGCCGTAATTCGACACTTGGGAGTTGGGTACCGGTTGCACGCCGATCACGCTGCCGCCGTATTCCCCGTAGACATCCAGCAATTGGCTAAGGCATGGCGTTTTTGCGTCCACTATGTCGTCCCCGAGCATCACGGCGAAGGGCTGGCCGCCGATAAACTGGCGGGCGGCGGCCACGGCGTGGCCGAGCCCCAAAGCTTCCTTTTGCCTGATATAGT from Acidaminococcales bacterium encodes the following:
- a CDS encoding response regulator transcription factor, translated to MKILIADGCTFVREGIKSILRAEKDMHVAGEAEDGEIAAKLAKELKPDIVLLDSGLPKMGGFELNRRLRGHCKVIFIAGEKNAPEADLSRIEAAGCLRGNIPAASLAGALREIKGDGADWAKGAKPSPPGAGGAKEIRLTAREMEILQLIGCGMNNRDIAGKLYLSEKTVKNHLTNIFKKLKVHDRTQAVLYALKNKMVSL
- a CDS encoding glucose-6-phosphate isomerase — encoded protein: MRDDTLANAAGISFVYNNLYGDNMVSGAMLAEISDKIKAAASAVAHMRKSGEVKGHLSKDGQPEKVLFSQLPYVERGHINTPESMDALAAFGAGLRNRVDAVISFGIGGSFLGNKVLFDVGCGEFWNQKGRDSRSGWPQFYFSGNNVDGARTDALLREIAAQARALKENGARRLYKISLIVISKSGATLETMACFMYALAELDKQKDVLEVEVTAVTDPAEGAGETLLHKLARENGWRLFCVPDGVGGRFSVFSDVGLVTAAAVGLDFKNFLAGARDMDKACQSDDPYENMALLNAALKFLAAEKFGRDMEVFMPYADSLKSLAEWYIQLLAESLGKGRTRDGLPAHYGRTPIAAVGTTDMHAQTQQHQEGKLNKVVQFVKVAAWDNDPAIPNYFPQESALGKISGVTFSKAMNAALEANAEALAGNGRFCAVFVLPRLNLYYLGALMYLLALSIAYEGELANVDAFDQPGVEAYKKILKVKMAALQK
- the galU gene encoding UTP--glucose-1-phosphate uridylyltransferase GalU, translated to MKKITKVIIPAAGLGTRLLPATKSQPKEMLPIVDKPAIQHIIEEALLSGIEEILIITGRNKRALEDYFDRAVELELLLEKQGKEELLQAVRDIADIPIHYIRQKEALGLGHAVAAARQFIGGQPFAVMLGDDIVDAKTPCLSQLLDVYGEYGGSVIGVQPVPNSQVSNYGIVNPAERIKDAVWRVASLVEKPPAEEAPSNLAILGRYIIRPGIFPLLAKAKPGAGGEIQLTDSLSALARKEKVFAFNFSGRRYDIGSKKGFLEATVDFALKDPQLRDDFQRYLSKAVKGNHT